The genomic DNA CAAGACAGCCGAGAGTTTGAACAATATTGCTGTGGTCTATCAGGATCAACGACGCTTCGCCGACGCCGAGCCCGTCTTGCAGCGCGCACTTGGGATTCTTGAAAAACAACTCGGGCCGGAACACAGCACGACGGCCATCACGCGCGACAACCTGGCGAAGATGTATCAGGCGCAGGGGCAGCATGCTCGCGCCATGCCGTTGTATCAGCGCGCTTTGACGATTCATGAAAAGGCCTTCGGTCCCAACCATCCGATCGTGGCCAGGAATCTTGAGAATCTTGCGGATACGTACCGGGCCCAAAATCAATACCCTCAAGCCGAAGTGCTGTATCAACGCGCAGTCAGCATTTTTAAAAAGTCTCTCGGCAACGACCATGTCGATACCGCCGAGGCGATGAGTCGCTTGGGACAACTCTATGAGTTGCAGGGACTCTACTCCCAGGCGGAGCCGCTCTTTCAGCAGGCGATTGCAATCCGGGAAAAGCAGCAGGGCGCAGAGAGCCCTCACGTTGCGGGTGAACTCAAGAATCTGGCGGGACTCTATCAATCGCAGAATAAGTTGGAACAGTCCGAGGATCTCTATAAACAGTCGCTGGTCATCTACGAACAGTCCGTCGGGTATGATCGCGAGGCCTACGTGAAGGCCTTGAAGAGTTATGCGTCCCTGTTGAGGCGTCGGCAGCGGTCCGGCGAAGCCGAGCGTCTGGAGGAGCGAGCCAAGGCGGTCTTGAAGCGTCTCTCACTGGAGAGTCAGAGCCAAGGGAAAACTGCTGCGGATGTTCCACTTGCTCCGGTTTCGCCGTTGCCATAGGAGGGACACTGCGCTGCTCGTTTCTGCCGCTTCCCAGTGCTGAAAACTTCTGCTCCGTATAACCCCTGAACGTTCGTCCCATACTCGATCTATCGCTCAGCTCTCGTATTGAGGATCAGGCCAAGGCTGATACCCGCCTGAAGTATGGCACTAGGGAGTACGCCTAATCCCCGGACATTGTGGCCGTGAACTGCTCA from Nitrospira sp. ND1 includes the following:
- a CDS encoding tetratricopeptide repeat protein, with the translated sequence MNIGLNARVLTIGLAFLGVVSGCAVDQRWRSAMQEGNHALRSGDYTHAEESFVAARKEAEVLDPQGKRLAETLSQLGEVNRELGRFPRAEALFQEALAIRERVYGPAHAETAASLTDLGELYRLQGLYTQSEALHQRAREIREQVFGADHSKTAESLNNIAVVYQDQRRFADAEPVLQRALGILEKQLGPEHSTTAITRDNLAKMYQAQGQHARAMPLYQRALTIHEKAFGPNHPIVARNLENLADTYRAQNQYPQAEVLYQRAVSIFKKSLGNDHVDTAEAMSRLGQLYELQGLYSQAEPLFQQAIAIREKQQGAESPHVAGELKNLAGLYQSQNKLEQSEDLYKQSLVIYEQSVGYDREAYVKALKSYASLLRRRQRSGEAERLEERAKAVLKRLSLESQSQGKTAADVPLAPVSPLP